From the Desulfobacterales bacterium genome, the window CGAACGAAATACTCCTGCCAGGTCTTTTTTAAAGGTCGCAGCACCAAGTCCCCGTCTTTCCGGAATACATGAACTTCCGCGACATCGAGCTTGAATTCCTTAGGCAATCTGACCGCCTGTGAATTTCCCGATTTGAACACCCTTGCCGTCTTCATGGTATCCTCACCTCCATTT encodes:
- a CDS encoding AbrB/MazE/SpoVT family DNA-binding domain-containing protein — translated: NGGEDTMKTARVFKSGNSQAVRLPKEFKLDVAEVHVFRKDGDLVLRPLKKTWQEYFVRGRRFSVVFPKSIEDLALEEQTSW